The genomic segment ATCTCCGTATTCTTTAAAAGCGTAGCTTTTATGAAAAAAACTTAGGTACTGAGAAAAACCGAAATTGTGCAAAGAATCGGCAGCTTCGCCACTAAAAATAGTTCCTTTTTGCTTTACCCCTAACCATTTTCTTGTACCTTTATATAATATAAAATGGGGCAAGGGAGCAATATAAATATTTTTTGAACGCAGACAGGGAAGCAATTCCCTTAAATTATCAGTTAATACATCCGAAGTGAAATCCAATGGAACTTCCATATGCCTAATATTAAAGTGCTTCGCAATCTTCTTGGCGCGGATTTTTTCATAGATATTCCAGTCTTTACCATCTTTAAATTTGCAATTATAAATTGAGCTTACGACCTTATCCTTGCCGAGCAATTCCACTAATATAGTAATGATATATGTTGTATCCCAGCCCCCTGTACTGTTGGCTATGTTTAGGCCTCTGCCCACTCTTCCTAAAACTGCCCGGTTGAATATTCCCGAATATTCCAATAACTTACTCTCATCATATTCCTCAATGTTCTTCAATGCAAGTATCCTGTTTTTCTCAAAACCATTCTTCGAATATTTAATACTTTCATCCGGCGCAAGTGCGTATATATCCTTATAAATTGTATGCCCCGCCGGAATATAATGGTATTTAGAAGACAACATAAGTGCCAGAATATTCTGGTCATAGTCTAATTTGCTTTTTCTTTTCGCTAAATACTCTAAATCGGAAGCAACACATAAACTTGTACTATTATAGGAATAAAATATTTCCCGTCTTTTTAACCTGTCCCCTATTATTTTTATGGATGTATTGTTGAATATTACTGTGTTGTATTCCCCCTCGAGATGTCTGATGCAATAGTCCAAACCCTTTCTCTTTATAACTTTTGTTAAAAATTCGCTTATGTATTTTTCCGACTTGTTCAGTAAATACTCTGTTTCTTTTTGATCAAAATAATAATATAGCGGCCCTTCGAATAGTATTCTTTCATCGCCGGCTTTTAAGATTATTGCGCCCTGTTCAAATTCAATAAATAATTTTTTTCCTAAAACCCTTGTGGCAATACCATTCGCCTTTACGCCTACATTCCTATTTATATTGTAATTGACAATCATTGCCTATTGCATCCTGTTTGATATAATCGGCGATCTCCGGTCGGCCCAGGTCCACAGTTTTATGATAAAATATTTATTTCCCATCCGCTATTCTCCTCTGAACACACTTGCGTTCATAGCGTTCAATGCGTTCTGAACACATTATATGCTTATTTATGCCCTCTGTCAAGAGCCCGTCTGCTCAGGATGTCTCCCCATTTGTTTTTGAACGGAGAACCTCCATAAAAGCCGCCAAAGCTTCCTTCCAGCCCCTCACGTTTACATTCAATTCTCTTTTTATCTTATCCTTCTTAAGCAAAGAATAGGCCGGCCGCATCGCGGGCCGTAAAAATTCAGAAGTAGTCACAGGAACTAACCTGACCTCGCTGGTTACCAATCCGATACTCTGCCCTATTCTGTATATCTCACACGCGAATTCATACCAGCTACACGAACCGCTGTTGCTGAAATTATAAATACCGTATTTCCCCTGGTCTCGTGTTATGCAGCTCAACACTATTTCCGCAAGATCACAAGAATAAGTGGGAGACCCTGTCTGGTCGCTGACAATTTTGATTTCATTCTTCTGTTTAAGCAGATCCAGAATTGTCAGAACAAAATTTTTCCCATAAGCGCCGTAAAGCCAGGATGTCCGTATGATATAATGTTTAGCCAGAATATCATTCAAATACAGTTCGCCCTTCAGCTTACTCTCCCCATAAGCATTAACCGGTTTTACCGGGTCGCCTTCACTATATCCTGATTTATTTTGGCCGTCAAAAACATAGTCCGTCGATATATGGATAAGCCCCGCATTAAGAGAGCCCGCTGTTTCAGCAATATTCTTTACGCCTTCCGCATTAATATTAAAGGCTTTTTCTATTTCCTGTTCAGCCCGGTCAACATCAGTGTAGGCGG from the Candidatus Omnitrophota bacterium genome contains:
- the rfbD gene encoding dTDP-4-dehydrorhamnose reductase; its protein translation is MIWLTGNKGMLGSDIEKLLIKTGVEFISSDREIDICSNSDVMNFLGGRKPDWIINAAAYTDVDRAEQEIEKAFNINAEGVKNIAETAGSLNAGLIHISTDYVFDGQNKSGYSEGDPVKPVNAYGESKLKGELYLNDILAKHYIIRTSWLYGAYGKNFVLTILDLLKQKNEIKIVSDQTGSPTYSCDLAEIVLSCITRDQGKYGIYNFSNSGSCSWYEFACEIYRIGQSIGLVTSEVRLVPVTTSEFLRPAMRPAYSLLKKDKIKRELNVNVRGWKEALAAFMEVLRSKTNGETS